In one window of Zingiber officinale cultivar Zhangliang chromosome 11A, Zo_v1.1, whole genome shotgun sequence DNA:
- the LOC122031408 gene encoding uncharacterized protein LOC122031408 yields the protein MAHLLPVLLLLASLRLAQAQYFNFPPPPSSPPTPTPAAEPPSRVAGRNHPSDSFICNDPRSSCFGRNLTCPPQCPAFRPANPNEKACFVDCSNPTCEAVCGSRRPNCNGVGAACRDPRFVGGDGIVFYFRGRANQHFALVSDAGFQINARFIGLRPAGRRHDYTWVQSLGILFGRDSLTVVATPAASWDASADHLSFAFDGERFDLALGHLSSWSAGDLFVERTTTVNSVAVALPGAFEMRATAVPVTEEDDRVHHYGVPAGDCFVHLDVQFKFAGLTERVEGVLGQTYQPNYRNPVKLGVAMPIMSGEERYFLPSLLATNCNSCIFSPEAAAGDGDTSSTIHRQSSWIAQAR from the exons ATGGCTCACCTTCTCCCAGTTCTCCTCCTGCTGGCCTCCCTTCGGCTGGCCCAAGCTCAGTACTTCAACTTCCCTCCGCCTCCGTCGTCGCCGCCGACTCCCACTCCCGCAGCTGAGCCACCTTCTCGGGTGGCCGGGAGGAACCATCCATCCGATTCCTTCATCTGCAACGACCCCCGCAGCTCTTGCTTCGGCCGAAACCTTACCTGCCCTCCTCAGTGCCCTGCCTTCCGGCCAGCAAATCCCAATGAGAAGGCGTGCTTTGTGGACTGCAGCAATCCCACCTGCGAGGCTGTTTGTGGAA GCAGAAGACCTAACTGCAATGGCGTGGGGGCGGCATGCAGGGACCCGCGGTTCGTCGGCGGTGACGGCATCGTGTTCTACTTCCGCGGACGGGCGAACCAGCACTTCGCCCTCGTATCCGACGCCGGCTTCCAGATCAACGCGCGATTTATCGGCCTCCGCCCCGCCGGGCGCCGCCATGACTACACCTGGGTGCAGTCGCTCGGTATCCTTTTCGGCCGCGATTCCCTCACTGTGGTCGCCACTCCTGCCGCTTCCTGGGACGCCTCCGCCGACCACCTCTCCTTTGCCTTCGACGGCGAGCGCTTCGACCTTGCCCTCGGCCACCTCTCCTCCTGGTCCGCCGGCGACCTCTTCGTGGAGCGCACCACCACTGTCAACAGCGTGGCAGTGGCTCTTCCGGGGGCGTTTGAGATGAGAGCGACTGCAGTGCCGGTGACGGAGGAGGATGACAGGGTGCATCACTACGGCGTGCCGGCCGGCGACTGCTTCGTGCACTTGGATGTCCAGTTTAAGTTCGCGGGGCTGACGGAGAGGGTGGAAGGCGTGCTCGGCCAGACCTACCAGCCGAACTACAGGAATCCGGTGAAGCTGGGGGTGGCGATGCCCATCATGAGCGGGGAGGAGCGCTACTTCCTGCCGTCCCTGCTGGCCACCAACTGCAACAGCTGCATCTTCTCGCCTGAAGCGGCCGCCGGAGACGGGGACACGTCGTCTACGATTCACCGGCAGTCATCTTGGATTGCACAAGCAAGGTAA